A part of Methanomassiliicoccales archaeon genomic DNA contains:
- a CDS encoding tRNA pseudouridine(54/55) synthase Pus10, whose translation MNPLTERADKVLARYDLCDHCLGRLFARVSTGLTNDVRGVSLRMALNLERSLEGARPYLHSKCYVCEDIFSSVPRFAQAAAKALEHIEFGNFLVGTRVDPNISEREEQMWSIVGQEMAEPIKAELNQEIGKELERLVSRPVEFKTPDVVALVDTRFAHVEVDIAPLFVYGRYLKFSREIPQTYWPCRSCRGKGCTRCDGTGKQYQTSVQEIIGGPILRAAEGKEHFLHGMGREDIDARMLGTGRPFVIEIREPMKRSVDLASLEREINELGRGQVQVRGLRFSSREEVRRIKLASPDKAYRVVISHHGKVNKQRVIEVLHTIDRTCISQQTPSRVQHRRADLDRQKVIISAELEDLGEDTMTIFLRTQSGTYVKEFVHGDNGRTRPSLSEMLGTPLEVLALDVVEINDIIEG comes from the coding sequence ATGAACCCCCTGACAGAAAGGGCCGACAAGGTCTTGGCACGTTATGACCTGTGCGATCATTGTCTAGGCCGTCTATTCGCCAGGGTCAGCACCGGACTGACGAACGACGTCAGGGGCGTGTCGTTGAGGATGGCCCTCAACCTTGAACGGTCGCTTGAAGGGGCCAGGCCATACCTTCATTCGAAATGCTACGTCTGCGAGGATATCTTCTCCTCGGTCCCTCGTTTCGCACAGGCGGCGGCAAAGGCATTGGAGCATATCGAGTTCGGTAACTTCCTGGTCGGAACAAGGGTAGATCCCAATATATCCGAAAGGGAGGAACAGATGTGGTCCATCGTCGGCCAGGAGATGGCAGAGCCTATAAAGGCAGAGCTGAACCAGGAGATCGGTAAAGAGCTTGAGAGGCTCGTATCGAGACCTGTGGAGTTCAAGACCCCTGATGTGGTGGCGCTCGTCGATACCAGGTTCGCCCATGTGGAGGTGGACATCGCGCCGCTCTTTGTCTACGGTCGGTATCTGAAATTCTCCAGGGAGATCCCTCAGACCTATTGGCCATGCCGTTCCTGCAGAGGAAAAGGATGCACGAGATGCGACGGGACAGGGAAGCAGTATCAGACCAGCGTCCAAGAGATCATCGGCGGACCGATACTAAGGGCCGCCGAGGGAAAAGAGCATTTCCTCCACGGCATGGGCCGCGAGGACATCGATGCCCGGATGCTCGGTACTGGCCGTCCCTTCGTCATCGAGATCAGGGAGCCGATGAAACGGTCCGTCGACCTGGCTTCGTTGGAACGTGAGATCAATGAGCTAGGGAGGGGCCAGGTACAGGTGAGAGGTCTTAGGTTCAGCTCGCGCGAGGAGGTGCGGCGTATCAAGCTCGCGTCTCCTGACAAGGCCTATCGCGTTGTGATCTCCCATCATGGCAAAGTTAATAAGCAGAGAGTCATTGAGGTTCTCCACACAATCGACCGCACCTGCATTAGCCAGCAGACGCCATCGAGGGTACAGCATCGCCGGGCGGACCTAGACCGGCAAAAGGTGATCATCTCGGCCGAGCTTGAGGATCTCGGGGAGGACACGATGACCATCTTCCTCCGCACGCAGTCCGGGACCTACGTCAAGGAGTTCGTGCATGGGGACAACGGAAGGACGAGACCCTCCCTCTCAGAGATGCTGGGGACCCCGTTGGAAGTGTTGGCTTTGGACGTGGTAGAGATCAACGATATCATCGAGGGATAA
- a CDS encoding 50S ribosomal protein L21e: MVKPSHGLRRRGRNILRKTPRNRGLSPITHEFQMFETGEKANIFIDPSVHHGAPHLRFHGKTGTVVGQQGRAFVLEVKDGNKIKIVCCRPEHLRKNNA; the protein is encoded by the coding sequence ATGGTGAAACCGTCACACGGATTGAGGCGAAGGGGAAGGAACATCCTTAGGAAGACCCCGCGTAACCGCGGGCTGTCCCCCATCACTCATGAGTTCCAGATGTTCGAGACCGGGGAGAAGGCCAACATCTTCATAGACCCCAGCGTCCACCATGGCGCCCCGCATCTGCGCTTCCATGGCAAGACCGGGACCGTCGTCGGGCAGCAGGGAAGGGCCTTCGTGCTTGAGGTCAAGGATGGTAACAAGATAAAGATAGTCTGTTGCCGCCCAGAGCATCTCAGGAAGAACAACGCTTAA
- a CDS encoding RNA polymerase — translation MSEERYVSLAEVKEMLETELKQRELTPEQKLSLDHATKFAKIDAKRAKKLNEELCKIDFITPAIAVKIVDLMPTHSDDVRILFTKERMVLDKKQIEQILKLVEKYL, via the coding sequence ATGAGCGAGGAGCGCTATGTCTCCTTGGCGGAGGTCAAGGAGATGCTTGAGACCGAACTTAAGCAGAGGGAGCTCACCCCAGAGCAGAAGCTTTCCCTCGACCATGCGACAAAGTTCGCGAAGATCGATGCGAAGCGGGCAAAGAAGCTCAATGAGGAGCTATGCAAGATAGACTTCATCACTCCGGCCATAGCAGTGAAGATAGTAGACCTCATGCCGACGCACTCAGACGATGTTCGCATACTTTTCACGAAGGAGCGCATGGTCCTCGACAAGAAACAGATTGAACAGATTCTTAAACTGGTCGAGAAATATCTCTAA
- a CDS encoding DUF655 domain-containing protein, translating to MEDYAHILDFLPQGSIQDKSYRREPVAYALGSEEFKLFELVPKHDAVINIGDRVYIGKEAEKRDKILHVKRRVSFEELSAAAQSELPFVIAEIVKMEEPRFVRFFNESQPITIRQHMLELLPGLGKKTMMAILDERKKGPFTSFEDLAKRVPSLKHPEKVITNRIMMELNDPHQKYRIFVSR from the coding sequence TTGGAAGATTACGCGCACATCCTAGATTTCCTGCCGCAAGGCTCCATACAGGACAAATCCTACAGACGAGAGCCGGTGGCATATGCACTGGGCAGCGAGGAGTTCAAGCTCTTCGAGCTTGTGCCCAAGCACGATGCGGTCATCAACATAGGGGACCGTGTCTACATTGGAAAGGAAGCGGAGAAGCGCGATAAGATCCTTCACGTGAAGAGGCGAGTGTCCTTCGAGGAGCTGTCGGCGGCCGCACAGTCAGAACTGCCATTTGTCATCGCCGAGATAGTGAAGATGGAGGAGCCCAGGTTCGTCAGGTTCTTCAACGAGTCCCAGCCCATAACGATACGCCAGCATATGCTCGAGCTGCTCCCGGGCCTTGGAAAGAAGACCATGATGGCCATACTTGACGAGAGAAAGAAGGGGCCGTTCACGAGCTTCGAGGACCTCGCAAAAAGGGTGCCTTCGCTCAAACATCCTGAGAAGGTCATAACAAACCGGATAATGATGGAGCTGAACGACCCCCATCAGAAGTACCGCATCTTCGTCTCCAGATGA
- the rsmA gene encoding ribosomal RNA small subunit methyltransferase A, whose product MRPADIKATLASLYLTPTKGKGQNFLTDDSVADKEVGYLQAEDGDVVLEVGPGLGILTERLVKMPVDLKLIELDRALLPYLQQRFGKTTEIIGGDALKVVWPHFDRFISNVPYSISSPLIFRLLEHDFKCAVVMVQKEFADRMGARADTEDYGRLSVGVYYRAECELLDVVSRNRFWPEPEVDSRIVRLTPRPAPFKVNDEALFFKLVEMLFSQRRKKISTVLKKAKMLEGHDISSLPYLDKRVEALAPEEIGELANAVHILKYDGRGS is encoded by the coding sequence ATGAGGCCTGCGGATATCAAGGCCACCTTGGCCTCTCTTTATTTGACCCCGACGAAAGGTAAAGGTCAAAATTTTCTTACCGACGACAGTGTGGCTGATAAAGAGGTAGGGTATCTCCAGGCCGAGGATGGGGATGTGGTCCTTGAGGTAGGGCCAGGCCTGGGCATCCTGACAGAGCGCCTGGTGAAGATGCCGGTGGACCTGAAGCTCATCGAGCTGGACAGGGCGCTCCTGCCATACCTTCAGCAAAGGTTCGGCAAGACGACCGAGATCATAGGCGGGGATGCGCTGAAGGTGGTCTGGCCACATTTTGACAGGTTCATCTCAAACGTTCCGTACAGCATCTCGTCCCCACTGATCTTCAGACTTCTGGAGCATGATTTCAAGTGCGCAGTGGTCATGGTGCAGAAAGAGTTCGCGGACAGGATGGGGGCGAGGGCTGACACCGAGGATTATGGAAGGCTTTCTGTCGGCGTCTATTATCGTGCAGAATGCGAGCTGTTGGATGTCGTGAGCAGGAACAGGTTCTGGCCTGAGCCCGAGGTCGATTCTAGGATCGTCCGTCTGACACCAAGGCCGGCCCCCTTCAAGGTCAATGACGAGGCCCTTTTCTTCAAGCTGGTGGAGATGTTGTTCAGCCAAAGGAGGAAAAAGATATCCACGGTGCTGAAGAAGGCCAAGATGTTGGAGGGGCACGACATCTCTAGCTTGCCATATCTAGATAAGAGGGTCGAAGCATTGGCCCCCGAGGAGATCGGGGAATTGGCGAATGCTGTGCATATCTTGAAGTATGATGGAAGGGGGTCGTGA
- a CDS encoding DedA family protein, producing MFLEGIITPIPSELIVPFAGHLASLGKMDLLFVVLAATIGSTLGSTVSYLLAMVLGRPVLLRYGRWIFVDEEILDKADRFFAEKGRFAVLFGHMVPGVRSIISYPAGIAKMDPKRFMLFTFGGGLFWNSVLALIGHELGSSWMDFWKMMDGWDVVIVAAIGLAALIYLYRRWKRKNNWTGT from the coding sequence ATGTTCCTGGAGGGGATCATCACTCCGATCCCGAGCGAGCTGATAGTGCCGTTCGCTGGTCATCTGGCGAGCCTTGGCAAGATGGACCTTTTGTTCGTGGTCCTGGCTGCCACCATAGGAAGCACATTGGGTTCGACCGTATCTTACCTCCTTGCCATGGTCCTTGGGAGGCCAGTGCTTCTTAGATATGGGAGATGGATCTTCGTTGACGAGGAGATCCTGGACAAGGCCGACCGGTTCTTCGCCGAGAAAGGGAGGTTCGCGGTCCTGTTCGGCCACATGGTACCTGGCGTAAGGTCTATCATCTCCTATCCAGCGGGTATAGCGAAGATGGACCCCAAGAGGTTCATGCTCTTCACTTTCGGTGGCGGTCTGTTCTGGAACTCTGTGCTCGCATTGATCGGTCATGAACTTGGTTCGAGCTGGATGGATTTCTGGAAGATGATGGACGGCTGGGATGTTGTGATTGTTGCGGCCATAGGCTTGGCGGCCCTCATTTATCTCTATAGAAGATGGAAAAGGAAGAACAATTGGACCGGGACCTGA
- a CDS encoding carbonate dehydratase, translating to MKTVHKTPNIGKGTFISEHAVVMGNVTIGDNVFVAPNATIRCDEPGSSVEIGDGCNIQDNVVIHGVMGSTVRIGKGVSVGHGAIIHGPCEVGDRTFIGFGAVLFRCDIGSECAVMHRVLIGVALPDRRMVSPGVVMDGNRAHDHDELTDEMRNFSETVQAVNEMLAKEYLSMGQDITIDKD from the coding sequence ATGAAGACCGTTCATAAAACTCCAAACATCGGAAAAGGAACCTTCATCTCCGAACATGCCGTGGTCATGGGCAACGTCACGATCGGAGACAACGTATTTGTGGCCCCAAATGCTACCATCAGATGTGATGAGCCAGGCTCAAGTGTCGAGATCGGGGACGGCTGCAATATACAGGACAATGTGGTCATCCATGGGGTGATGGGCTCAACGGTCCGTATAGGTAAAGGTGTCTCGGTCGGACATGGGGCGATAATACATGGACCCTGTGAGGTCGGCGACCGGACGTTCATAGGTTTCGGGGCCGTGCTCTTCCGTTGTGATATCGGGTCAGAGTGCGCCGTCATGCACCGCGTCCTGATCGGGGTTGCTCTGCCTGACAGAAGGATGGTGTCCCCTGGGGTCGTGATGGACGGAAATAGAGCACATGATCACGACGAATTGACCGATGAGATGAGGAACTTCAGTGAGACCGTACAGGCCGTGAATGAGATGCTTGCAAAGGAATATCTCTCGATGGGGCAAGATATTACAATCGATAAGGATTAA
- a CDS encoding MarR family transcriptional regulator: MMNIEEAVRWVLSVDRRMLVMREAHENGVIKASELASRTGRSVQNISRAIHEMEREGLIECLTPEKETWKRYLLTPFGRSVLESMRSAYAFE; encoded by the coding sequence ATGATGAACATTGAAGAGGCCGTAAGATGGGTACTGTCGGTGGACAGGAGGATGCTCGTCATGCGGGAGGCCCATGAGAACGGTGTCATCAAGGCATCAGAGCTCGCATCGCGCACTGGTCGTTCCGTTCAGAATATAAGCAGGGCGATCCATGAGATGGAACGAGAAGGTCTGATCGAATGCCTGACCCCTGAAAAAGAGACCTGGAAGAGATATCTGCTCACTCCGTTCGGGCGCTCGGTGCTGGAGTCGATGCGCTCCGCATATGCCTTCGAATGA
- a CDS encoding MMPL family transporter, which translates to MFNRLGNVIIKHHKMIIIFWAIALLVSIPAMAMVNDVVVYQETELVDGEYESIKAQKIIDESFPRTDANGTLMIVVRTDNISSPYTRDFLLSLESRLTTSQDLEYLTGVTTPYSVQRMVLLAAIPQVGTGLWAAENEINGTLLVMYGVPAMFLEEWSSAVAGGATPSEADVQAYSMTYLALNQMMLGQDPQMKGMALAYYAQLANEWNLTASNISLVSDPQARAVHCINVAVSETVVTLGLPEQKAALLGSLLVAFNFSNFNNQTAVHNFTVSTFAMMSRINDLQFLEEVYRLGPEYSGPEVLGLANTIISTGTFETYPVPVPSDVFAGMVSPDGETSLVILTFSIDEEYTLDDGTKPLMESVATIRGIVKDVKATSSADIRTYVTGSAAISADMEKAAAGDLSLIEPITIGIVIVLMGVLFRSVLAQFVPLGAAGIAIGISQALVFVIGSTVANIHYSVLTLLFTVLMGVGVDYSIFIMTRYREERVKGHDRPTAVHTAVTWAGESIVTSGTTVIIAFFAMTISSFSMMKTMGMILGMAIVVALLIALTLIPSLLMLIGNRVFWPTTGKRWKKFVENFNAKKAAGNRGYFHNAAHFAVDHAKVILVVAALVTVPAAYIYTTAETSFDFIGGMPAVESTDGLKAMSQDFGEGLIMPTQVVIDDITLFNNDGTIDLASWNSLNNMSIAIAANSEVQMVSGPTSPNGQPVNDYLSYNSMTDEERSAFQKSVSEFIGTDGSTVLLEVVLKDQPMSKASVDFITELRGQVSEIKQAEVALASTEIYVGGSTAMMGDLSENMNKEFNNMELIVVVGIFLVLMLVLGSLLLPLFAIISILMSIMWSFALTVLVFGELSAVPILWMVPMILFIMLMGIGMDYNVFILTRIREEAQKGKDNRTAIVDAVEWTGGIITALAIIMGGAFGSMMLSSMAMMQEFGFALFCAIIFDAMIVRTYIVPAAMTVMGKWAWYAPGRLRRVGRQDVKEKVNE; encoded by the coding sequence ATGTTCAACAGGTTAGGCAATGTAATAATCAAGCATCACAAGATGATAATCATATTCTGGGCGATCGCATTGCTCGTCTCGATACCGGCGATGGCCATGGTGAACGATGTGGTCGTCTACCAGGAGACCGAGCTGGTCGACGGAGAGTACGAATCGATAAAGGCCCAAAAGATCATAGATGAGAGCTTCCCAAGGACCGATGCCAATGGCACCCTGATGATCGTGGTGCGGACGGATAACATATCTTCACCATACACGCGCGACTTCCTATTGTCCCTGGAGAGCAGGCTGACCACATCCCAAGACCTGGAGTATCTCACAGGTGTGACGACCCCCTATTCCGTGCAGAGGATGGTGCTCTTGGCCGCGATACCTCAGGTCGGCACGGGCCTCTGGGCGGCCGAGAACGAGATAAATGGCACGCTCTTGGTGATGTATGGCGTACCGGCGATGTTCCTTGAGGAATGGTCCTCCGCCGTAGCAGGTGGTGCGACCCCTTCGGAGGCGGATGTCCAGGCATACTCGATGACCTATCTGGCCCTAAACCAGATGATGCTTGGCCAAGACCCTCAGATGAAAGGCATGGCCCTCGCATACTACGCTCAGCTCGCTAACGAGTGGAACCTGACCGCTTCGAACATCAGCCTGGTGAGCGATCCTCAGGCCCGCGCGGTGCATTGCATCAACGTGGCGGTCTCCGAGACCGTTGTGACGCTCGGGCTCCCGGAGCAGAAGGCAGCATTGTTAGGATCACTTCTTGTCGCCTTCAACTTCTCCAATTTCAACAATCAGACGGCGGTGCACAACTTCACAGTCAGCACGTTCGCGATGATGTCCCGCATCAACGACCTCCAATTCCTGGAAGAGGTCTATAGGCTAGGTCCTGAGTATTCAGGGCCCGAGGTCCTAGGGCTGGCCAACACCATCATCTCAACAGGAACCTTCGAGACCTACCCCGTGCCCGTCCCAAGCGATGTCTTCGCGGGAATGGTGAGCCCGGACGGCGAGACCTCGCTTGTAATCCTGACATTCTCCATAGACGAGGAATACACATTGGACGATGGCACGAAGCCGCTCATGGAGAGCGTTGCGACCATAAGAGGTATCGTCAAGGATGTCAAGGCGACCTCCTCTGCCGACATTAGAACATACGTCACGGGGAGCGCGGCGATATCCGCCGATATGGAGAAGGCCGCTGCGGGCGACCTGTCCCTGATCGAGCCAATAACGATCGGCATCGTCATCGTTCTGATGGGGGTATTGTTCCGGTCAGTTCTCGCCCAGTTCGTCCCACTTGGTGCGGCAGGCATTGCCATTGGTATAAGCCAGGCCCTCGTGTTCGTCATCGGATCGACAGTGGCCAACATCCACTACAGCGTGCTGACGCTGCTGTTCACAGTGCTGATGGGCGTGGGCGTCGATTACTCAATATTCATAATGACTCGCTATCGCGAGGAAAGGGTCAAAGGCCATGACAGGCCTACGGCCGTTCACACCGCAGTGACATGGGCCGGCGAGAGCATAGTTACCAGCGGCACAACGGTCATCATCGCCTTCTTTGCGATGACGATCTCCTCGTTCTCCATGATGAAGACGATGGGGATGATCCTTGGCATGGCGATCGTGGTCGCCCTTCTCATAGCGCTGACGTTGATACCGTCCCTCCTCATGCTCATCGGCAACAGGGTCTTCTGGCCCACCACTGGTAAGCGTTGGAAGAAGTTCGTTGAGAATTTCAACGCAAAAAAGGCCGCGGGCAATCGCGGTTATTTCCACAATGCTGCCCACTTCGCGGTGGACCATGCCAAGGTCATCTTGGTCGTGGCCGCCCTGGTCACTGTGCCGGCAGCTTACATCTACACCACCGCCGAGACAAGCTTTGACTTCATAGGAGGAATGCCCGCCGTCGAGAGCACAGACGGCCTGAAGGCGATGAGCCAGGACTTCGGCGAGGGGCTGATCATGCCCACCCAGGTGGTCATCGACGATATCACCCTCTTCAACAACGACGGGACGATCGACCTGGCATCATGGAACTCGCTCAACAATATGTCGATCGCCATAGCGGCCAACTCTGAGGTCCAGATGGTGTCTGGCCCTACCAGCCCGAACGGTCAGCCCGTCAACGACTATCTATCATACAACTCGATGACCGATGAAGAAAGGTCGGCGTTCCAGAAGAGCGTCTCTGAGTTCATCGGCACAGATGGAAGCACCGTCCTCCTAGAGGTCGTGCTCAAGGACCAGCCGATGTCCAAGGCATCGGTCGACTTCATCACCGAACTTCGCGGGCAGGTATCGGAGATCAAACAGGCCGAGGTTGCACTGGCCTCCACCGAGATATATGTGGGCGGCTCCACCGCGATGATGGGCGATCTGAGCGAGAACATGAACAAGGAGTTCAACAACATGGAGCTGATCGTGGTAGTCGGCATCTTCCTGGTGCTGATGCTGGTCCTTGGGTCTCTGCTGCTACCTCTGTTCGCTATCATATCGATCCTCATGAGCATCATGTGGTCCTTCGCGCTCACCGTGCTGGTGTTCGGGGAGCTCTCCGCCGTCCCTATACTATGGATGGTCCCGATGATCCTCTTCATAATGCTGATGGGCATAGGCATGGACTATAACGTGTTCATCCTGACCCGCATCAGGGAGGAGGCGCAGAAAGGAAAGGACAACAGGACGGCGATCGTTGATGCTGTGGAATGGACAGGCGGGATCATTACCGCTTTGGCCATCATCATGGGAGGAGCGTTCGGGTCCATGATGCTCTCCAGCATGGCGATGATGCAGGAGTTCGGCTTCGCGCTGTTCTGCGCCATCATCTTCGATGCCATGATCGTGCGTACCTACATCGTCCCCGCGGCGATGACCGTCATGGGCAAATGGGCATGGTATGCTCCTGGTCGCCTAAGGCGTGTTGGAAGGCAGGATGTTAAGGAAAAGGTCAACGAGTAA
- a CDS encoding TetR/AcrR family transcriptional regulator produces MGRKSLAVQRKEQILDAFERCVVRNGLDGVTIEQIANEADVMPSIIRHYIGNWNDLVRELVHRTIRRYDMMIDELSKASKGHDVVPRMLENMYPVTSEAADREKFVLGLLMTAKDRYPETKEMILDLLRKATTSMGEALHRTYPNTPKETCDQVAYSLICISITNDIAKNMGMDLRYTEGARVSAEALINFLETMNRARDDRL; encoded by the coding sequence ATGGGAAGGAAGAGCCTCGCCGTGCAGCGCAAGGAGCAGATTCTTGATGCTTTTGAGAGGTGCGTCGTGAGGAATGGTCTGGACGGAGTGACCATCGAGCAGATAGCCAATGAGGCGGACGTGATGCCAAGCATAATCAGGCATTATATCGGCAATTGGAACGATCTTGTCAGGGAACTGGTCCACCGCACGATAAGAAGGTATGACATGATGATTGACGAGCTCTCGAAAGCCAGCAAAGGACATGACGTGGTACCCCGCATGCTTGAGAACATGTATCCGGTGACCTCAGAGGCGGCCGACAGGGAAAAGTTCGTGCTCGGCCTTCTGATGACGGCAAAAGACAGGTACCCTGAGACAAAGGAGATGATACTGGACCTTCTAAGAAAGGCGACGACAAGCATGGGTGAGGCCCTTCATAGGACATATCCCAATACGCCAAAGGAAACATGCGACCAGGTGGCCTATAGTCTGATATGCATATCGATAACCAACGATATCGCAAAGAACATGGGCATGGACCTTAGATACACCGAAGGTGCAAGGGTCAGCGCAGAGGCCCTTATAAATTTCCTTGAGACCATGAACAGAGCCAGAGATGATAGATTATAG
- a CDS encoding CBS domain-containing protein, whose translation MRMIPPRKVSEIMSREIVTVSEDDSIGKALAIFEEKEYNSLPVVRDGLLVGMISKLDVLKAINNANTKLHPGPLDLENEMVKDFMRKATVSIRPEDDLRTAAAYMVEFRLRTLPVVKAGKVVGMLSEGDIMDNLVSA comes from the coding sequence ATGAGGATGATCCCACCAAGGAAGGTCTCTGAGATAATGTCGAGAGAGATCGTCACTGTTTCTGAAGATGATAGCATAGGAAAGGCCCTGGCCATCTTTGAAGAGAAAGAGTATAACAGTTTGCCTGTTGTCAGGGATGGCCTGCTGGTCGGAATGATCTCGAAGCTAGATGTGCTCAAGGCCATCAACAATGCCAATACCAAGCTTCACCCTGGCCCTCTGGACCTCGAGAACGAGATGGTCAAGGACTTCATGAGAAAGGCGACGGTATCAATAAGGCCAGAAGACGACCTCCGGACGGCCGCTGCTTATATGGTCGAGTTCCGGTTAAGGACCTTGCCCGTCGTAAAGGCCGGAAAGGTGGTAGGGATGCTGTCCGAAGGGGACATAATGGACAACCTGGTATCGGCGTGA
- a CDS encoding phenylacetate--CoA ligase, with product MACWNPDIEMMSKKDLDDLQLGLLKDLVRKNYERSPFYRQKMLNNNVRPEDIRTLDDVVKLPFMSKKDLRDNYPDRLFTASKREIVRYHASSGTTGKPTIVGYTRNDIEMWSESLGRALRSAGLGADDVVQVANTYGLFTGGLGFHYAAEKIGAAVVPASTGNTERQIQMIEDLGVTAMAATPSYLIYVGEVAEKIGYDLRNSTLRTGLLGAEPWSDKMRDRIQNWLGVKGINCFGASELSGPLWSECEDQCGIHLWRDIALVEIIDPETGERLGPGERGELVITMLQKEAFPIIRYRMGDITMIENDKCSCGRDHPRMMRITGRVDDMLIIRGINVFPSQVEHCLHTNPEVGNEFQIIVERRGALDDMMVKVELKPEAFTDNILELNALRERISSRLRSSLNVGAKIELVPPGSLPRFEGKAKRVVDRREI from the coding sequence ATGGCGTGCTGGAACCCCGATATCGAAATGATGTCCAAGAAGGACCTTGATGACCTTCAGTTGGGATTGCTGAAGGACCTGGTCCGCAAGAACTACGAAAGGTCGCCCTTCTACCGTCAGAAGATGTTGAACAACAATGTCAGACCGGAGGACATCAGGACCCTGGATGATGTGGTCAAGCTTCCCTTCATGTCAAAAAAGGACCTGAGGGACAATTATCCAGACAGGCTTTTCACGGCATCTAAGAGAGAGATAGTCCGTTACCACGCATCATCTGGGACCACGGGCAAACCGACCATCGTCGGTTATACGCGCAATGACATCGAGATGTGGTCCGAATCGCTTGGCCGCGCCCTGAGATCGGCCGGGCTGGGCGCTGATGATGTCGTTCAGGTGGCGAACACCTATGGGCTTTTCACGGGGGGGCTCGGTTTCCATTACGCGGCCGAGAAGATCGGGGCGGCGGTCGTGCCTGCCAGCACAGGGAACACGGAAAGGCAGATCCAGATGATCGAGGACCTAGGCGTCACTGCGATGGCCGCCACCCCTTCTTACCTAATCTATGTGGGGGAGGTCGCGGAGAAGATCGGGTACGACCTAAGGAACAGCACCTTGAGGACGGGGCTTCTCGGGGCTGAACCTTGGTCTGACAAGATGCGGGACAGGATCCAGAACTGGCTCGGGGTGAAAGGGATCAACTGCTTCGGTGCCTCGGAGCTATCCGGACCATTATGGTCGGAGTGCGAGGACCAGTGCGGGATACATCTCTGGAGGGACATAGCCCTGGTAGAGATAATCGACCCCGAAACAGGAGAGAGGCTTGGACCGGGTGAGAGAGGTGAGCTGGTGATCACCATGCTCCAGAAGGAGGCCTTCCCCATAATACGTTACCGTATGGGCGACATAACGATGATAGAGAACGACAAATGCTCCTGTGGTAGGGACCACCCACGGATGATGAGGATCACTGGTCGTGTTGACGACATGCTGATAATCAGGGGGATCAATGTGTTCCCATCACAGGTCGAGCATTGTCTTCATACCAATCCAGAGGTCGGGAATGAGTTCCAGATAATCGTGGAGAGGCGGGGCGCGCTGGATGATATGATGGTGAAGGTCGAGCTCAAACCAGAGGCCTTCACCGACAACATTCTCGAGCTGAACGCGTTGAGAGAAAGGATATCTTCAAGATTGAGGAGCTCGTTGAATGTTGGTGCCAAGATAGAGCTGGTGCCACCTGGTTCTCTTCCAAGGTTCGAAGGGAAGGCAAAGCGCGTCGTTGATAGGAGGGAGATCTGA
- a CDS encoding acetolactate synthase gives MDHAKYRVKQLSIFAENKPGMIAAMAKVMRDNDVNILGFSIAEGAGYGVIRVIVDKPDIAHDMLKKAGFVVKFTDVLAVEMADRPGGLYDLTDMLSRAGVNIEYGYGYRNEPCAVLIIRVEDVDAGIEKILAHGARLLDKDHFQGSCTKRP, from the coding sequence ATCGATCATGCCAAGTATCGGGTGAAGCAGCTATCGATATTCGCGGAGAACAAGCCTGGGATGATCGCGGCGATGGCGAAGGTCATGCGCGACAACGATGTGAACATCCTTGGCTTCAGCATTGCCGAGGGGGCGGGCTACGGTGTTATAAGGGTGATAGTGGACAAGCCCGATATCGCACACGATATGCTGAAGAAGGCCGGTTTCGTCGTGAAGTTCACCGATGTCCTCGCGGTGGAGATGGCCGACAGACCTGGAGGACTGTATGACCTTACGGACATGTTGAGCAGGGCAGGTGTGAACATAGAATATGGATATGGATACCGGAACGAGCCGTGCGCTGTCCTGATAATAAGGGTCGAGGACGTGGACGCCGGGATCGAAAAGATACTTGCACATGGGGCAAGGCTTCTTGACAAAGACCATTTCCAAGGCTCTTGCACCAAAAGACCATAG